In Phocoena phocoena chromosome 3, mPhoPho1.1, whole genome shotgun sequence, the DNA window AGGTGTCCAGTTCCTGCCAGTCTCCACCCTTCACCTTCATCCCCACCCCAGTGTTGGCTCACCCGTAAGAATGCCCAATGAGCACGTTTCGCTTCTTGGCATAGCGCTTGAAGATGGCACGCATGTCCTCTGCCAGTGCATAGAAGGTGTAGGCGGCGGCCACCTGGGGCGCTGAGCTGGCCCCGTGGCCGGCCAGGTCGGGCGCCACCACCTCGTAGCCCAGGCGCACAAAGAAGTCCAGCTGTTCCTTCCAGATGGCCAGGGAACCGCCGACACCGTGGATGAAAAAGAGCACCACATCGGCCTGGGCGCCCTTGCAGCTGGTGATGCGCTTCTCACAGTCAATGTGGATGGTCCGCTTGGGGCGTCGGGCTCGCCGCCGTCGTCCGCCACTGCCACTCCCAGCACTGCCTGGGCCCGAGCGGGTATCGCTGCCCGCTGGGTCAGCCAGCTCTACCTCGAGGGCGGCTGGTGGCTCCCCAGAGCCGTTCTGCCCGTGCAGGAGGTCAGCTCGTGGTGCCCGGCCCAGGTTCTCCACCAGTAACCGCCCATTGCGGTACACGGTGATTCTGCGCTGGCAGTGGACCAAGCCAGATTGGTCCCCCTGGGCGGCGTCTGAcagtggtggaggtggggtggggagcggaGCGGGTCCAGCATGCTTCACCCGCAGCACGCGGCCAGGCTTGACCTCCACAAAGGTGTAGCCATCACTGGACTCCACACTCTCCAGGGGCCCCACAGCATTGGGTGGCGCGCCCAGCAGGCAGCAAAAGATCCCATCGGTCACCCCGGTCAACATGGTGTGTCCTGTGAGTGGGGTCGTGACAGCCAGGTCAGAGGCCATCTAAACAGGGAGCCTTCCACTCCCATAGCACCCATTCCCCACACCTGGGTCAGGTGAGTTGCACTGCGAGGCCCCATCTAGGCTCCAGTTTGGGGGTGGCCAGAACCAGCCACGCACTGAGATGTTTTGTCTGGTCAGTGCCTGTGTGGCGTTCGGCCACCCTTCTGGGCCAGCCTAGTCTATCCTAGAGAGAAGGTCGTGGCTGACACCAAGAGGCATTCATTGGGGGTGGCTTCCCGGAGGAGGGGACGTTGTGGCAAATGTGGCCCATCCTTGAGGACCCTCCAGCTCAGGTTTATAGCAGTAATGCCTTCCTAAACCCACTCATTCAttcgtccattcattcattcatgcactgTTTCCTTAATTCACTTTCACTAAACCAGCATACCCTGAGGGCTCCAAAGGCATCTAAAAATGTGCAGATCCCAAAGAGCCCCCATCCCAGGCCTCTAAACCTGGCTTCTGAAAGGTGACACCCTGGGAGAGGGGTTTCAGGACTGAGCTCCAGAAGCCCTTGCCCAACTCCCCAAGACCATGAGTGCAATGGGTCTGTTTCACAGACCTACAAGCTGAGGCTCAGACACTCTGGGAAGAAGGTGCTCTGTCCCCACTGCTCAGTACCTTGGGTTCTGGGGAATCTGGCACACAGCCCCCAGTGGTGGAGATGAGGATGGAGAAGGTAAAGCCCTGGCTGGGGGCCTCCAGGCCTCCATCCCGCTCCGTGGGCCACGGCCCTCACTCCGTGTCCATGGCAACTGCAGGCAGTTACATAACTCGAGGGGGATACCCATTGTTTAGGCCCTGGTGATGGGACCAACCCCTCCCCGTCCCCATCCTGGGCTCCGCGGGGATAATGAACGCCGAACACCCGTCCTGCAGTGGCCCGTACTTGCTGAGGAAGGGGGAGCAGGCCGCGCCCCCCACCTCCGGCGGGGTTCCAACCCGGGATTGCCAAAGGGGGCGCAGATGCGCCACGCCAGACCCCCTCCACAGAGCCAGGCTGCCGCCTCCTGGGTGCCCGTCAACCCTGCGGCGGGGTCGAGGCCACTGGGGCTCCGTGGCTTCCTAAGGGCTTTGTGGACACCCCCCATCCAAAGTGAAAGACCCAGGGGCCTCAGTGTCCCCTTCCCACGGCCCGGTCCCTGCTCACCTCATCGAGGGCCCTGGGGCCCGGGGCAGGGCAAAGGGGTCCCGGGCGGAGAAGCCGGCGTCCGCCTGCAGGCGCCGTTTACATGGTGGCGCGGGGTCGGGCCGGGCGCGTTTACGCGGGCGGGCGCGGGCCCAAGGCGGTCAGTGCGGGGATATCCCGCTACCGCCTAGCGAGACGGCCCTTTAAGTGTCTCCCCCGGGGGGGGCGGGACCGTGCACCGACTGACTGGAGCCTTGGCCAATAGCAGCTGCATAATGACCTGGCCTAGTTAGACTGCCAATCAGAGGCAGCAACTCCGGGATGAGGGCGGGCTCTTGGGGCAACGACCCCGCCTCCCTCAAGGTTTacggaggtggagggagggattggGCCTGGTTAACCGCCAAGAAGGGGTCGCATCCTGAGGTCTTCCGGGCAAAGAGGATCTCCTCGGCTAGCCTCTGCCTCCGAACTGCCCTGTCCCCTCCAAACGGAGCCCCCATGCCCCTCTCTCTGTGCTGACCTTTCCGTTCTACAGTCTCCCAGATCTTTGCAAtttcaggtggggaaactgaggctcataaaTGGCACAAGGTCACAAGGCAAGCTGGGGGGCAGAGATGGGACTTGGAACCACGGCTGTGTGATTCCAAGTTCTGCAAATTGTTATTCGTTAAACCATTA includes these proteins:
- the ABHD8 gene encoding protein ABHD8, which produces MLTGVTDGIFCCLLGAPPNAVGPLESVESSDGYTFVEVKPGRVLRVKHAGPAPLPTPPPPLSDAAQGDQSGLVHCQRRITVYRNGRLLVENLGRAPRADLLHGQNGSGEPPAALEVELADPAGSDTRSGPGSAGSGSGGRRRRARRPKRTIHIDCEKRITSCKGAQADVVLFFIHGVGGSLAIWKEQLDFFVRLGYEVVAPDLAGHGASSAPQVAAAYTFYALAEDMRAIFKRYAKKRNVLIGHSYGVSFCTFLAHEYPDLVHKMIMINGGGPTALEPSFCSIFNMPTCVLHCLSPCLAWSFLKAGFARQGAKEKQLLKEGNAFNVSSFVLRAMMSGQYWPEGDEVYHAELTVPVLLVHGMHDKFVPVEEDQRMAEILLLAFLKLIDEGSHMVMLECPETVNTLLHEFLLWEPEPSPKALPEPLPTPPEEKK